The genomic stretch TTATTTATTTTAAGAATGCTCTTTATTAGACAACTCAATTTATCATTTTGTGTTTTGTGCTGTATGGGCTTTTTTCAAGAACAATCTGCTTGGCACGATTTTTTTCTTTGTTAAGAATTATTGGCCCTAAAAGATTTATAGTCATTTCTTTTGGATTGTCGGGAATAGTTATAATTGTATAGACTTCCAGTTCTTCTAAGCTATTTGCATGCAAACTTTTAAGTTCATTTTTAGATAATTTGATCTTATAGTCGGGAACTACAAGTAAT from Candidatus Schekmanbacteria bacterium encodes the following:
- a CDS encoding flagellar assembly protein FliW, with the protein product LLVVPDYKIKLSKNELKSLHANSLEELEVYTIITIPDNPKEMTINLLGPIILNKEKNRAKQIVLEKSPYSTKHKMIN